Proteins found in one Aneurinibacillus uraniidurans genomic segment:
- a CDS encoding M14 family zinc carboxypeptidase, translated as MQYTVRKGDTLQKIANRFGVSVEAVRYCNPGVVGVRLIPGQMLSIVGSLRRYEIQPGDTLDFIAQAFNLAPERIAAINHFSDGMALEPGKVIALPPSQPDGIVRTDEEYTHRNLAHDLAALLDLYPFLGMEVIGYSVLGKPLYAIRLGIGEKEVFYSGAWHANEWLTAAVLMKFVENAACAYARDEWLDGYNVRQLLDTFTIWIVPLVNPDGVELSVEGMDPCHPFYKEVLDINGGVCNFTGWTANVRGVDLNHQWPAGWEEEAKTSPDRPSPRHYGGPTPLSEPEAQAVYAFTKAHDFLGVLAYHSQGQVIYWGYQHMEPPESRAIVQQLQVLSTYQPVRTANSYAGYKDWFIQEYRRPGYTVEIGIGVNPVPLEQFDSIYRQNQAVLLETPLLLDKRWDEPSKQQD; from the coding sequence ATGCAATATACAGTGCGAAAAGGAGACACACTGCAAAAAATCGCCAACCGATTTGGTGTGAGCGTAGAGGCAGTTCGATACTGTAATCCAGGAGTAGTTGGCGTACGGCTCATACCGGGACAAATGCTGTCGATTGTCGGATCACTTCGACGTTACGAGATACAACCGGGTGATACTCTTGATTTTATTGCGCAGGCGTTCAATCTAGCACCAGAGAGGATTGCAGCTATCAATCATTTTTCGGATGGCATGGCACTTGAACCTGGTAAAGTGATTGCATTGCCTCCAAGTCAGCCTGATGGAATCGTACGCACGGATGAAGAGTATACGCATCGCAATCTTGCTCATGATCTGGCCGCACTCCTTGATCTGTATCCCTTCCTTGGGATGGAGGTGATTGGTTATTCAGTATTAGGCAAGCCGCTGTATGCCATTCGACTTGGAATAGGGGAAAAAGAGGTATTCTACAGTGGTGCCTGGCATGCGAATGAATGGTTGACAGCAGCTGTATTAATGAAATTCGTGGAGAATGCTGCTTGTGCATATGCACGTGATGAATGGCTAGATGGGTATAATGTGAGACAGTTACTAGACACGTTTACGATCTGGATTGTGCCGCTTGTAAATCCTGACGGAGTAGAGCTATCTGTAGAAGGAATGGATCCATGCCACCCGTTCTACAAAGAAGTACTCGATATTAATGGTGGAGTATGTAATTTCACCGGATGGACGGCAAATGTACGAGGGGTGGATTTGAACCACCAATGGCCGGCGGGATGGGAGGAGGAGGCTAAAACAAGCCCGGATCGCCCATCGCCTCGCCATTATGGTGGACCGACTCCTTTGTCAGAGCCGGAAGCCCAGGCTGTTTATGCCTTTACAAAAGCGCATGATTTTCTTGGTGTACTTGCGTATCACTCGCAGGGTCAGGTGATCTACTGGGGATATCAGCACATGGAGCCGCCGGAGAGCCGGGCGATTGTCCAGCAGCTGCAGGTGCTGAGTACGTATCAGCCAGTCCGCACAGCGAATAGTTATGCCGGATATAAAGACTGGTTCATTCAGGAGTACCGCCGCCCTGGCTATACGGTTGAGATCGGGATTGGTGTCAATCCGGTGCCGCTGGAGCAATTTGATTCGATCTATCGGCAGAATCAGGCGGTTCTGCTTGAGACACCATTGTTGCTTGACAAGCGATGGGATGAACCGAGTAAGCAGCAGGATTAA
- a CDS encoding sulfite exporter TauE/SafE family protein, whose amino-acid sequence MEMLDTHMLLFLLATGFLAAFIDSVVGGGGLISLPALLLTGLPSTVALGTNKLASTMASCTSTISFMRSGKVNFKLVKYLFPLSLIGSAFGAYAVTKIPPEFLKPLVVVLLIGVTVYTLFKKDWGSTSTYQGITKKIAILSVTVALLVGFYDGFFGPGTGSFLLFAFLMMGFDFVGAAGNAKVLNFGSNIAGLVTFAALGHINYQYGIPMGIAMIIGALIGSQVAIRKGSSYVRPLFIGVTVLMIGKQVWDLLAH is encoded by the coding sequence ATGGAAATGCTCGATACTCACATGCTACTCTTCCTGCTTGCGACAGGGTTCCTCGCCGCCTTCATTGATTCAGTTGTCGGCGGTGGCGGACTCATCTCACTTCCTGCCCTGCTGTTGACCGGTCTTCCTTCAACGGTAGCACTCGGTACAAATAAATTGGCGAGCACAATGGCGTCCTGCACCAGCACAATTTCTTTTATGCGCTCTGGCAAAGTCAATTTTAAGCTAGTCAAATATTTATTTCCACTTTCGTTAATCGGGTCCGCTTTTGGTGCTTATGCGGTTACCAAAATCCCGCCAGAATTCCTTAAACCGCTCGTCGTTGTACTATTAATTGGCGTAACGGTTTACACGCTGTTCAAAAAAGATTGGGGCAGCACATCGACGTATCAAGGAATCACAAAAAAAATCGCCATTCTGTCTGTGACAGTGGCGCTACTCGTTGGTTTTTATGACGGCTTCTTCGGACCGGGGACGGGTTCGTTTCTACTGTTTGCCTTTTTAATGATGGGATTTGATTTTGTGGGAGCGGCTGGCAATGCCAAAGTGCTGAATTTTGGCAGTAACATCGCTGGGCTGGTTACCTTTGCTGCACTTGGCCATATTAACTACCAATACGGGATTCCAATGGGGATCGCCATGATTATCGGCGCATTGATCGGCTCACAGGTTGCCATCCGTAAAGGCTCTAGCTACGTCCGGCCATTGTTTATTGGTGTAACCGTGCTGATGATCGGCAAACAAGTGTGGGATTTGCTCGCCCATTAA
- a CDS encoding ArsB/NhaD family transporter, translating to MEQQAIYAIAIFLVIYALIISEKIHRTIVAMIGALLMVGAGIVSQEMALHHIDFNTLGLLIGMMVIVSITAQTGLFKYIAIWAAKKAGGNPVRILVALGLITALASAFLDNVTTVLLMVPVTFSITRQLRVTPIPYLLTQILASNIGGTATLIGDPPNIMIGSAVKELTFMAFIVNLAPVIVVILAVTIAILAFWYRDQLRTQPELQAELMQMNEKEELIDHKLLKKSLFVLVLTIGGFFAHQALHLESATVALAGAFLLLLISGEAYLEPALERVEWTTIFFFIGLFVLVAGLIETGVIAALAQKAVALTGGNLKETAMLILWLSAIASAFVDNIPFVATMIPMIQEMGKMGMEHLEPLWWALSLGACLGGNGTLIGASANVIVAGMAAKEGHHISFMRFLWIGFPLMLISIIISTVYIYIRYL from the coding sequence ATGGAACAGCAGGCGATTTATGCGATCGCCATTTTTCTGGTGATTTATGCGCTTATTATTTCAGAAAAAATTCATCGCACGATTGTTGCCATGATCGGTGCGCTTCTGATGGTGGGGGCAGGGATTGTTAGTCAGGAAATGGCACTCCATCATATTGATTTCAATACACTTGGGTTGTTGATCGGGATGATGGTGATTGTGAGTATTACCGCTCAGACAGGATTATTCAAGTATATTGCGATCTGGGCCGCAAAGAAAGCAGGCGGGAATCCGGTTCGGATTTTGGTAGCGCTCGGGTTGATTACGGCGCTGGCTTCGGCTTTTCTTGACAACGTAACAACGGTGTTACTTATGGTGCCAGTTACGTTCAGTATTACCCGGCAGCTGCGTGTGACACCGATTCCGTATTTATTGACGCAAATTTTGGCGTCTAATATTGGCGGAACGGCTACGCTGATTGGAGACCCGCCGAACATTATGATCGGCAGCGCGGTTAAAGAGCTGACATTCATGGCTTTTATTGTGAATTTGGCTCCGGTTATTGTTGTAATTCTTGCGGTAACGATTGCGATCCTCGCTTTTTGGTATCGCGATCAGCTCCGAACACAGCCGGAATTGCAGGCTGAGCTTATGCAGATGAATGAGAAGGAAGAGCTAATTGATCACAAATTGCTCAAAAAGAGCTTGTTTGTGCTTGTGCTGACGATTGGTGGTTTTTTTGCCCATCAGGCACTGCATCTTGAATCTGCTACGGTAGCCCTAGCTGGAGCATTTTTGCTGCTGTTGATTAGTGGAGAGGCTTACTTAGAGCCTGCGCTCGAACGAGTAGAATGGACGACGATTTTCTTCTTTATTGGCCTGTTTGTATTAGTTGCTGGTTTAATCGAGACCGGAGTAATTGCTGCATTAGCACAAAAAGCGGTAGCGCTTACCGGTGGCAATCTAAAAGAAACGGCTATGTTGATTTTATGGTTGAGTGCAATTGCGTCTGCATTTGTCGATAATATTCCATTTGTGGCTACGATGATTCCGATGATTCAGGAGATGGGCAAAATGGGGATGGAGCATCTCGAACCGCTCTGGTGGGCGCTGTCGCTCGGCGCGTGCCTCGGTGGGAACGGAACGTTGATTGGAGCGAGTGCGAATGTGATTGTAGCAGGAATGGCCGCGAAGGAAGGGCATCATATTTCATTTATGCGGTTTTTATGGATTGGCTTTCCGCTTATGCTGATTTCGATTATTATCTCGACTGTATATATTTACATACGCTATTTATAA
- a CDS encoding methyl-accepting chemotaxis protein, producing the protein MGWLRNLRVRQKMLVLNVVVGIFLATVGISGYTHMNDLNKQTEAMYAESLQPVEWLNEARTHSRGIEALTARLMLEKDVKRQQDMVEEIKERIEKSDQVLGQFAALSLDEYEKERMNKIKEIVPEYRAERQKAIDLALAGHQTEAYTYFVSHALTPLNEFNSLLQELTDYNVKRADEMSKQGRQNANEANLIMIGTFVIAMIVCAALCSIISGMISKPLVRIQELMEQAETGDMTVRGDYEASDELGQLNRTFNNMMNGLCTVIKQVNDNAAGLANSSRQLAANAEGANHVTHEIAAAIQKVAAGSETMMGGAGESARSMEEMAIGIQRIAENSSIVSESSDVMAKQAQQGNEMIRKAGNQMRLINSSVDNLSAVITQLHTRSQEIGHIVEVITDIASQTNLLALNAAIEAARAGEHGKGFAVVADEVRKLAEQSEQSAGKITELIQEIQGDTILSVEAMEKGTKDVAEGMEVVRHAGTTFESIVDAAKQVAEQIQEVSAATEQLSAGSEQVTASVTDMSCIAKESAEDTSRVASAAQEQLAVIEQIHDSVESLSAMAKELDGAVRKFTI; encoded by the coding sequence ATGGGATGGTTGCGTAATTTACGAGTTCGTCAGAAAATGCTTGTATTGAATGTGGTAGTTGGGATTTTTCTGGCCACTGTAGGAATTTCGGGATATACACATATGAATGATTTAAATAAGCAGACAGAGGCAATGTATGCAGAAAGTCTTCAACCTGTAGAATGGTTGAATGAAGCACGTACTCATTCACGGGGGATTGAGGCGTTGACAGCTCGGTTAATGCTTGAGAAAGATGTGAAGCGACAGCAGGATATGGTGGAAGAGATTAAGGAGCGGATTGAGAAATCGGATCAAGTGTTGGGACAATTTGCAGCACTTTCACTTGATGAATACGAGAAAGAACGTATGAACAAAATTAAGGAAATTGTACCGGAGTATCGAGCAGAGCGACAGAAAGCGATTGATCTTGCATTAGCAGGACACCAAACGGAAGCGTATACATACTTTGTAAGCCATGCGCTTACACCGTTAAATGAGTTCAACAGTCTTCTGCAAGAGTTGACCGATTACAACGTCAAACGGGCAGATGAGATGAGTAAGCAAGGCAGACAAAATGCAAATGAAGCGAATCTCATTATGATTGGTACTTTTGTAATTGCTATGATTGTTTGTGCAGCGCTTTGTTCGATTATCTCGGGCATGATTTCTAAGCCGCTTGTGCGCATACAGGAATTGATGGAGCAGGCAGAGACCGGGGATATGACAGTCCGGGGAGACTATGAAGCAAGCGATGAACTAGGCCAATTGAATCGCACGTTTAATAATATGATGAATGGGCTGTGTACGGTTATTAAGCAGGTGAATGACAATGCAGCCGGTCTCGCGAATAGTTCTCGTCAGCTCGCTGCAAATGCGGAGGGAGCGAATCATGTAACGCATGAGATTGCAGCAGCTATTCAGAAAGTGGCTGCAGGTTCTGAGACGATGATGGGAGGCGCGGGTGAGAGTGCGCGTTCAATGGAAGAGATGGCGATTGGGATTCAGCGGATCGCAGAGAATTCTTCGATCGTTTCTGAATCATCGGATGTAATGGCGAAACAGGCACAGCAGGGCAATGAGATGATTCGCAAAGCCGGGAATCAGATGAGACTAATCAATAGCTCGGTTGACAATTTATCTGCAGTCATTACCCAGTTACATACACGCTCGCAGGAAATCGGACATATCGTAGAAGTGATTACCGACATTGCTTCCCAGACGAATCTGCTGGCGCTTAATGCAGCGATTGAAGCAGCTCGTGCTGGTGAACATGGCAAAGGCTTTGCTGTTGTGGCAGATGAAGTGCGTAAGCTTGCCGAGCAGTCTGAGCAATCAGCTGGTAAAATTACGGAACTGATTCAGGAAATACAAGGTGACACGATTCTTTCAGTAGAAGCGATGGAAAAAGGAACGAAAGATGTAGCCGAAGGGATGGAAGTTGTTCGACATGCTGGAACTACATTTGAAAGCATTGTAGACGCGGCTAAACAGGTCGCGGAACAGATTCAGGAAGTATCAGCAGCAACAGAGCAGCTATCTGCAGGTTCTGAGCAGGTGACGGCATCTGTAACTGATATGAGCTGTATTGCGAAGGAATCAGCAGAGGATACGAGCCGGGTTGCATCGGCCGCACAAGAGCAGTTGGCTGTTATTGAACAAATTCACGACTCGGTAGAATCGCTTAGTGCGATGGCAAAAGAACTGGATGGAGCGGTGCGCAAGTTTACAATCTAG
- a CDS encoding L,D-transpeptidase family protein: protein MEQAEQMLVVTVQKAQQRAAYVTAYAKKAGEWIPVLGPFPAVVGKNGVTANKREGDRKTPLGLYPIRYAFGTAVKPHGIHLPYRMVTRHDYWVDDPASPDYNRWVTCYAQPKKYWNSFEKLSISAYKYALVIGYNDDPPIAGAGSAIFLHVWRGPASYTAGCVALAEADVLRILRWLRPESNPVIWIRTIQEEPVSI, encoded by the coding sequence ATGGAACAGGCGGAACAGATGCTTGTGGTCACCGTACAGAAGGCGCAGCAGCGAGCGGCTTACGTAACCGCTTATGCAAAAAAAGCAGGTGAATGGATACCGGTACTTGGTCCGTTTCCTGCTGTTGTCGGGAAGAATGGAGTTACGGCGAATAAGCGGGAAGGGGATCGTAAAACGCCGCTGGGGCTGTACCCGATTCGATACGCATTCGGAACAGCAGTCAAGCCGCACGGTATCCACCTGCCGTATCGCATGGTGACGCGGCATGATTACTGGGTAGATGACCCTGCTTCACCTGACTATAATCGCTGGGTAACATGCTATGCACAGCCGAAAAAGTACTGGAATTCGTTCGAAAAACTAAGCATTTCAGCATACAAATATGCGCTCGTAATCGGGTACAATGATGACCCGCCGATCGCAGGGGCCGGAAGTGCGATTTTTCTCCATGTATGGCGTGGGCCTGCAAGTTATACCGCCGGGTGTGTGGCTCTGGCAGAAGCAGATGTACTGCGCATTCTGCGCTGGCTGCGCCCAGAGAGTAATCCTGTGATCTGGATCAGAACTATACAGGAAGAGCCTGTCTCTATATGA
- the lepB gene encoding signal peptidase I codes for MWKWLKEWVPIIVIALVLSMTIRTYVGEAVVVPSGSMLPTIHINDRLAVEKFSKTENLKPGDIVVFYPPVPDKKDERFIKRLIGVGGDTIEIKDGALYRNGKKVDEPYIREPMTYTFGPVTVPPGKFFFLGDNRNESFDSHLWPTPFVDKSAICGKAVFRFYPFSDMKVM; via the coding sequence ATGTGGAAATGGTTAAAAGAATGGGTGCCGATTATTGTGATCGCACTTGTACTTAGTATGACAATTCGGACGTATGTTGGAGAGGCTGTTGTCGTTCCAAGCGGCTCGATGCTGCCTACTATTCACATTAATGACCGCCTTGCGGTAGAAAAGTTTAGTAAGACGGAAAATCTTAAGCCGGGTGATATTGTGGTCTTTTACCCACCTGTTCCGGATAAAAAGGATGAGCGTTTCATTAAGCGTCTAATCGGAGTCGGTGGGGATACGATTGAGATTAAAGATGGAGCATTGTACCGCAACGGTAAAAAAGTAGATGAACCGTATATTCGGGAGCCGATGACGTATACTTTCGGCCCGGTAACTGTTCCACCTGGTAAGTTTTTCTTCCTCGGGGACAATCGAAATGAAAGCTTTGATTCGCATCTGTGGCCGACTCCGTTCGTAGATAAGAGCGCCATTTGCGGAAAAGCAGTTTTTCGTTTCTATCCATTCTCTGATATGAAAGTGATGTAG
- a CDS encoding alpha/beta hydrolase: MEENLRKRTILRREITSNYLGEIRSYKLYLPPGYNADQAYPIVYAQDGEQFLNFGRGATVAQEMILNGELYPFIIAAVTVSRENRTSEYGTNRSRNHLYKSFFIEELMPAVEQEVSVSQRVLAGDSLGGTVSLDLALEHPELFSHVLSLSGAFYPEVMKGVLRKPELRSLMIYMLIGLEETAVPVWDGTADFLALNREMKALLEERGASVTYVERSGGHDWGFWQRELPDALTFFFGVPK; the protein is encoded by the coding sequence ATGGAGGAAAACTTACGAAAGCGAACCATCCTACGTCGTGAAATTACTAGCAACTATCTAGGGGAAATACGCTCCTACAAGCTGTATCTGCCACCGGGATACAATGCGGATCAAGCGTATCCAATTGTATATGCCCAGGATGGCGAGCAGTTTCTCAACTTTGGCCGGGGGGCAACAGTAGCACAAGAAATGATTCTCAACGGTGAACTGTATCCATTCATAATAGCTGCTGTTACAGTATCTCGTGAGAACCGCACGAGTGAATATGGTACAAATCGCTCACGCAATCATTTGTACAAGTCTTTTTTCATCGAAGAACTTATGCCCGCCGTTGAACAGGAAGTATCCGTCAGTCAGCGGGTGCTCGCTGGTGATTCGCTGGGCGGTACTGTCAGCCTGGATTTGGCTCTTGAACATCCAGAACTTTTCTCTCACGTACTCTCCCTGTCTGGAGCGTTCTACCCAGAGGTAATGAAAGGTGTGTTACGTAAGCCGGAACTTCGCTCTTTGATGATCTATATGCTTATCGGACTAGAAGAAACTGCCGTACCTGTCTGGGATGGAACAGCTGACTTTCTTGCTCTGAACCGTGAGATGAAAGCGCTACTCGAAGAACGCGGTGCTTCCGTCACGTACGTGGAACGCTCAGGTGGACACGACTGGGGATTCTGGCAGCGCGAACTCCCTGATGCCCTTACTTTTTTCTTTGGCGTGCCAAAATAA
- the pdhA gene encoding pyruvate dehydrogenase (acetyl-transferring) E1 component subunit alpha — MLQILSPEGKITDTQQPQVDNATLQELMHKMVYTRVWDQRAISLNRQGRLGFYAPVAGQEACMIGSQTALDKQDFILPSYRDIPQIVWHGLPLYQAFLYSRGHFHGGQIPEDVNVLMPQIIIAAQITQAMGVAMAFKLKKEKRVAITYIGDGGTSQGDFYEGLNFAGVYKAPAIFFVQNNRYAISTPFSKQTAAESVAIKAQAAGIKGVQVDGMDVLAVYNAVREARERALAGEGPTLIEALTFRYGPHTMAGDDPTRYRKQEEMTEWEQKDPLVRFRSYLESQNLWSKEDEDKVIEQAKAEIADAIKKADAQPKQKVTDLLDIMYEEKTPLLQEQYDEYKQKEMK; from the coding sequence ATGTTACAAATTCTTTCGCCTGAAGGCAAGATTACCGACACACAGCAACCTCAAGTCGATAATGCGACACTTCAAGAATTAATGCACAAAATGGTGTATACCCGAGTGTGGGACCAACGTGCAATCAGCCTGAATCGTCAGGGACGCCTGGGCTTTTATGCACCGGTTGCCGGACAAGAAGCGTGCATGATTGGGAGTCAGACTGCACTTGATAAGCAGGACTTTATTTTGCCAAGTTATCGAGATATTCCGCAAATTGTTTGGCATGGACTTCCACTGTACCAAGCATTTCTGTATTCACGCGGACACTTCCATGGCGGTCAAATCCCGGAAGATGTAAACGTTCTTATGCCACAAATTATCATTGCTGCCCAAATTACGCAGGCGATGGGTGTGGCCATGGCATTCAAACTGAAAAAAGAAAAACGAGTTGCGATCACATACATCGGGGATGGCGGTACATCACAAGGTGATTTCTACGAAGGTCTTAACTTCGCTGGTGTATACAAAGCGCCTGCTATCTTCTTTGTACAAAATAACCGATATGCGATTTCAACGCCATTCTCCAAGCAAACAGCCGCTGAATCCGTTGCGATCAAAGCACAGGCAGCTGGCATTAAAGGTGTGCAGGTAGATGGTATGGACGTACTTGCTGTCTATAATGCAGTGCGTGAAGCGCGTGAACGTGCGCTGGCAGGAGAAGGTCCGACACTCATTGAAGCACTCACATTCCGCTACGGCCCGCACACGATGGCCGGCGATGACCCGACGCGCTACCGTAAACAGGAAGAGATGACAGAGTGGGAACAGAAAGATCCACTTGTACGTTTCCGTTCATACTTAGAAAGCCAAAACCTCTGGTCCAAAGAGGATGAAGATAAAGTAATCGAGCAAGCAAAAGCTGAAATTGCCGATGCGATTAAAAAAGCAGACGCGCAGCCGAAGCAGAAGGTGACAGACCTCCTCGACATTATGTACGAAGAGAAAACACCACTCCTGCAAGAGCAATATGACGAGTACAAGCAGAAGGAGATGAAGTAG
- a CDS encoding alpha-ketoacid dehydrogenase subunit beta, translating to MAQMTMIQAITDALRTEMKADPNVLVFGEDVGVNGGVFRATEGLQQEFGEERVMDTPLAESAIGGMAVGLGLQGFRPVAEIQFFGFVFEVFDSVASQAARMRYRSGGKYNAPITFRAPFGGGVKTPELHADSLEGLFLQTPGVKVVIPSNPYDAKGLLISAIRDNDPVIFLEHMKLYRSFRGEVPEGSYTVPIGKANVVKEGKDVTIITYGAMVQTSLKAAEQIEKDRNVSVEVIDLRTINPLDVETIIASVEKTNRAIVVQEAQRQAGVAAEIIAQINERAILSLEAPVLRVTAPDTVFPFAAAEDVWLPDPTRVIEAINKVLDF from the coding sequence ATGGCACAAATGACGATGATTCAAGCGATTACAGATGCGTTGCGTACTGAGATGAAAGCAGATCCGAATGTTCTTGTTTTCGGGGAAGACGTCGGTGTAAACGGCGGGGTATTCCGTGCGACAGAAGGATTGCAGCAAGAATTCGGTGAAGAGCGTGTCATGGATACACCGCTTGCTGAATCCGCAATCGGCGGTATGGCAGTCGGCCTGGGTCTGCAAGGATTCCGTCCGGTAGCCGAAATTCAATTCTTTGGTTTTGTATTTGAAGTATTTGATTCGGTTGCGTCTCAGGCAGCCCGTATGCGCTACCGTTCAGGCGGTAAGTACAACGCGCCGATTACATTCCGTGCTCCGTTTGGTGGCGGTGTAAAAACACCAGAACTGCACGCAGACAGCCTAGAAGGTTTGTTCTTGCAAACACCAGGTGTAAAAGTTGTTATTCCGTCTAATCCTTATGATGCAAAAGGACTTTTGATCTCCGCGATTCGCGACAATGACCCGGTTATTTTCCTTGAGCATATGAAGCTGTACCGTTCATTCCGTGGTGAAGTACCAGAAGGATCATACACAGTGCCGATCGGCAAGGCTAATGTTGTCAAAGAAGGAAAAGACGTTACGATCATCACATACGGTGCCATGGTTCAAACATCACTCAAAGCGGCAGAACAAATCGAAAAAGACCGCAATGTAAGTGTCGAAGTCATTGACCTGCGTACGATTAATCCGCTTGATGTAGAAACGATTATTGCATCTGTTGAAAAGACAAATCGTGCCATTGTGGTACAGGAAGCGCAGCGCCAGGCAGGCGTGGCGGCTGAAATTATCGCTCAAATTAATGAGCGTGCGATTTTGTCTCTTGAAGCACCAGTTCTGCGTGTAACAGCTCCAGATACTGTCTTCCCATTTGCAGCTGCAGAAGATGTATGGCTTCCAGACCCGACTCGCGTAATCGAAGCCATTAACAAAGTGCTTGATTTCTAA
- a CDS encoding dihydrolipoamide acetyltransferase family protein has product MAFQFKMPDIGEGIHEGEIVKWHIKEGDQVEEDQIIMEVQNDKAVVEIPSPVNGKVLAIKVEEGTVAVVGDVLVEFDAEGAPAEEAQPQAEPAAAEKAEQKTVESAPAAQAPIQQNAAPVDESKRVFATPAVRKLARERGINIRQVAGTGKNGRITRQDVEAFASGGAPVAQAVPVTAPQAAQQAENVVPAEAKAASAAAPVQTPAGLEERKPLKGIRKAIANAMVKSMYTAPHVTIMDEVDVTKLVDMRTRFKPLAAQKEVKLTYLPFVVKAAIAGLRQFPELNASIDEETNEVVLKKYYNIGIAAATDEGLLVPVIKDADRKPLWKIAGEISELATKARERKASADELKGSTFSITNIGSAGGMFFTPVINYPEVAILGVGRIAKKPIVNENDEIVAAPVLALSLSFDHRLIDGELAQLYMNYIKNLLQNPEMLVMEV; this is encoded by the coding sequence ATGGCGTTCCAGTTTAAAATGCCGGACATCGGTGAAGGCATTCATGAAGGCGAGATTGTAAAGTGGCACATTAAAGAAGGAGATCAGGTCGAAGAAGATCAGATCATCATGGAAGTGCAGAACGATAAGGCAGTCGTGGAAATTCCATCCCCGGTAAACGGGAAGGTTCTCGCTATTAAAGTAGAAGAAGGCACGGTAGCGGTTGTTGGTGATGTACTGGTTGAGTTTGACGCAGAGGGTGCACCAGCAGAAGAGGCACAACCACAAGCTGAACCAGCTGCTGCGGAAAAAGCAGAGCAGAAGACTGTGGAAAGTGCTCCAGCAGCACAGGCTCCTATTCAGCAAAATGCTGCACCTGTTGATGAATCCAAGCGTGTATTTGCCACTCCGGCTGTTCGCAAGCTAGCCCGTGAGCGCGGCATTAACATCCGTCAGGTAGCAGGAACCGGCAAAAACGGACGGATTACGCGTCAGGACGTAGAAGCATTCGCATCCGGTGGTGCACCGGTAGCACAGGCTGTACCAGTTACCGCTCCGCAAGCGGCACAGCAGGCAGAGAATGTGGTTCCTGCGGAAGCAAAAGCAGCGTCAGCAGCAGCTCCGGTTCAAACACCGGCAGGACTCGAAGAGCGCAAGCCGCTTAAAGGCATCCGCAAGGCCATTGCAAATGCTATGGTCAAATCGATGTACACCGCTCCGCACGTTACAATCATGGACGAAGTCGATGTAACGAAGCTGGTTGACATGCGTACACGCTTCAAACCACTGGCGGCTCAAAAAGAAGTGAAATTAACATACCTTCCGTTTGTCGTTAAAGCAGCGATTGCTGGTCTGCGCCAGTTCCCGGAACTGAATGCAAGCATTGATGAAGAGACAAACGAAGTGGTACTGAAAAAATACTACAACATCGGAATTGCAGCAGCGACAGATGAAGGTCTGCTCGTGCCAGTGATTAAGGATGCTGACCGCAAACCGCTGTGGAAAATTGCCGGGGAAATCTCCGAACTGGCGACAAAAGCACGCGAGCGTAAAGCATCTGCTGATGAGCTGAAAGGCAGCACATTCTCGATTACGAATATCGGTTCAGCAGGCGGCATGTTCTTTACTCCGGTTATTAACTATCCAGAAGTAGCAATTCTTGGTGTTGGCCGTATCGCGAAGAAACCGATTGTGAACGAAAATGATGAAATCGTAGCAGCTCCAGTACTTGCCCTCTCACTTAGCTTTGACCACCGCCTCATTGATGGGGAGTTGGCTCAGCTGTACATGAACTACATCAAGAACTTGCTGCAAAATCCTGAAATGCTTGTTATGGAGGTGTAG